One genomic region from Magallana gigas chromosome 3, xbMagGiga1.1, whole genome shotgun sequence encodes:
- the LOC105321305 gene encoding selenocysteine-specific elongation factor, with the protein MMATFNFNVGVLGHVDSGKTSLSKALSTVESTASFDKNPQSRERGITLDLGFSSFSVDIPEHLRAAAPTCQRLQYTLVDCPGHASLIRTIIGGAQIIDLMILVVDITKGVQTQTAECLVIGEITCDHMIVVLNKVDLVPQEKREAQVEKMKKRMHKTLESTKFKGCPICAVAAKPGGSEGDGSESFGLTELISILSDNTYLPKRESSGPFIFSVDHCFSIRGQGTVMTGTTLSGSVVINDTIEIPSMKVTKKVKSIQMFKKPVDSIIQGDRAGICVTQFDPKHLERGLVCTPGALPTIYGGIISVEKIGYYKGLVNSKAKFHITSGHETVMGKVSFFGLYEQDSAGNNYEFDFDKDYVYQEELFRKSSNGEGEDPHPVKQFAVIEYERPVTCPERCLVIGSKLDTDIHANMCRLAFHGRLLVGFQDSQYQQAVLPKVRVYKTKVREGLVERCNDEYTVIGKNLFKKETNIQNFAGMKVALSSGEQGVIEGGFGQSGKVKIRIPDGVKPDTYQRYSGGSKKKAPKAEDMPSDHQQIKISLTFKRYMYDPERKMKQT; encoded by the exons atgatggCTACTTTCAATTTCAATGTAGGTGTGCTTGGTCACGTTGATAGTGGAAAAACTAGTTTATCCAAAGCACTGAGCACGGTTGAGAGCACAGCAAGCTTTGACAAGAATCCCCAGAGCAGGGAGCGCGGCATTACTCTTGATTTAGGCTTTTCTTCATTCTCTGTCGACATCCCTGAGCATCTTCGAGCGGCGGCACCAACATGTCAACGACTTCAGTATACTTTGGTGGATTGTCCTGGGCATGCCTCTTTGATACGAACAATAATTGGAG GAGCACAGATAATAGACTTGATGATCCTGGTGGTGGATATCACGAAAGGTGTCCAGACACAGACTGCGGAGTGCCTAGTTATAGGGGAGATCACCTGTGATCACATGATTGTTGTCCTGAATAAAGTAGACCTCGTACCACAAGAAAAACGAGAGGCTCAAGTGGAAAAG ATGAAGAAAAGAATGCACAAAACCTTAGAATCTACAAAGTTCAAGGGATGTCCAATTTGCGCTGTAGCAGCCAAACCAGGCGGGTCTGAG GGGGATGGATCTGAAAGTTTTGGTCTCACTGAGTTAATATCCATTCTGAGTGACAATACTTACCTCCCTAAGCGAGAGAGCTCTGGTCCATTCATCTTCTCAGTGGATCATTGCTTCTCCATCCGAGGCCAGGGCACCGTGATGACTGGCACCACCTTGAGTGGCTCTGTGGTCATCAATGAT ACCATTGAAATCCCATCTATGAAAGTCACTAAAAAAGTCAAGTCTATTCAGATGTTTAAAAAGCCAGTGGATTCCATTATTCag GGAGACAGAGCAGGGATCTGTGTGACCCAGTTTGATCCCAAGCATCTGGAGAGGGGTCTGGTCTGTACCCCTGGGGCTCTCCCTACAATATATGGGGGAATTATAAGTGTAGAAAAAATAGGATACTACAAAGGACTGGTCAATTCTAAAGCCAAGTTCCACATCACCTCAGGGCATGAAACAGTAATGGGAAAGGTATCATTCTTTGGACTTTATGAACAAGATTCAGCAGGGAATAACTACGAGTTTGATTTTGATAAAGACTACGTGTATCAGGAAGAACTATTTAGAAAATCTAGCAATGGAGAAGGTGAAGACCCCCACCCAGTCAAACAGTTTGCAGTTATCGAGTATGAACGACCAGTCACATGTCCTGAGCGCTGCCTTGTGATTGGCTCTAAGCTGGACACTGACATTCATGCCAACATGTGTCGACTGGCGTTCCATGGCCGTCTGTTGGTGGGGTTCCAAGACTCACAGTACCAACAGGCTGTGCTGCCCAAAGTACGAGTTTACAAAACCAAAGTTCGGGAAGGGTTAGTAGAACGCTGTAATGATGAGTACACTGTGATCGGCAAAAACCTGTTCAAAAAAGAGACCAACATCCAAAACTTTGCAGGCATGAAGGTGGCTCTATCGTCAGGGGAACAGGGAGTCATTGAGGGAGGGTTTGGTCAGAGTGGGAAAGTGAAAATCAGAATTCCAG ACGGTGTCAAGCCAGACACCTATCAGAGGTACAGTGGAGGATCCAAGAAAAAAGCACCAAAAGCAGAGGACATGCCATCAGATCATCAGCAAATCAAAATTAGTTTGACATTTAAGCGTTATATGTATGATCCAGAGAGAAAAATGAAGCAAACATag